The following is a genomic window from Bombus vancouverensis nearcticus chromosome 15, iyBomVanc1_principal, whole genome shotgun sequence.
TAAAGTCGAAGGGTTATACagaagaagaaattaaatttgcaaAAATGACGCTATCGAATATGATAGGCTCTATAGGCTACTTCTATGGAAGTTCACAAGTTCAAAGTCAATATACTAAAGGTCCTGTGCCTTATTGGAAAGCACCTTTATATACTGCTGTACCTAGTAGAAGCTTCTTTCCACGAGGATTTCTATGGGACGAAGGTTTTCATGGCTTGCTTATATCAGTTTGGGATTTAGAAATCGAACTAGATATTATAAATCATTGGTTCGACTTAATGAACGTCGAAGGATGGATTCCGAGAGAAATGATTTTGGGTCAAGAAGCTCTAGCGAAAGTTCCAGAAGAGTTCGTAActcaaataaatacaaatgCAAATCCACCtacattttttttaacattGCATTTTATACTTAAGCACAAAAAAGAAGAGATATTAGAAAAACATTTCCAATTTTTTGATAATTTGTACCCTCGTCTTCAGACATGGTTTAATTGGTTTAATACTACGCAAATTGGAGATATATCAAGTACGTATAGATGGAGAGGTAGAGATGGAACAACTAATAAAGAATTAAATCCAAAAACGCTCACATCTGGATTAGATGATTATCCAAGAGCTTCTCATCCAAATGTCGATGAACGACATGTCGATTTACGTTGCTGGATTGCATTTGCAGCTGATATTATGCATCAGATCAGCGAAATGTTAAGTCACtctaataataaatatcaaGAGACCTATCAGTACTTATCTGATAATAGTTTATTAAATAAGCTACATTGGTCACCAAGTACACAAACGTATGCTGATTTCGGATTGCATACAGATAAAGTAATTCTACGAAAAGTAACTCCGTCTTCAAGATCACATCTACAACCGTCGGAAACAATACGAGTTGTAATGGAAGATCCAACTCTAAGATACATTGATTCTTCTTTCGGATATGTCTCgttatttccatttattttacaaattattaatcCCAGTTCTCCACAGTTAGGCAAAGTACTACAGGATTTAACCAATCCTGACCTATTGTGGACTAAATATGGCTTACGATCACTCGCAAAGATATCACCGCTTTACATGGAATATAATACTGAACACGATGGTCCTTACTGGAGAGGAGCTATTTGGATGAATTTGAATTATTTGACAGTACGAGCAACGCACTACTATTCTAACATTGAAGGTCCATATCAAGACAAAGCGAGAAAAATTTATCAGAATTTAAGAAAGAATTTAATACAAAACGTTATTAAGCAATATAAGAAAACTGGATACGTATGGGAAAATTATGGAGATGTTCATGGAGAAGCAAAAGGTAGTCATCCATTCACTGGTTGGACATCTCTAGTTTTATTACTTATGGCAGAAATTTATTAATCATAGATTCGTATTGTAAATAGTTTCATCTATAAGTATATCATTTGACTACAAGCAGAATCAAAAGATATTGCTGATATTCATATACGGTAAATGCTGTGAATATTGGCTATTTTGTTGTTATGCATAAAAATGTGATAATATCTGTAAATTATCATAAACATTTATAGGAATGTATActtttttatataatagaatGATACTGATTAAATGGAGACataaattttaagaaataaCAATAGTACAGAACTCTTATCTACAAGTATTGTAATCACGTAAAATTAATTATGTACGAAATCTATTTTAATAGAGATCTTAAATAACATAaacaatttacatatttttagatTAACTCCCTAACTACTTCTACAATATAGTGATTATAATTTAAGTTAAtaagtattaaaataaatttttggttCTTATGTagattatatttgatttttatattttatttataattattatcttaTAATATCCCAATAAGgaataatcaaataaaacaTTCTTCAATGTTGGCTGTGACTAAATGaaacagaaattattttatgaattttatttaatatacgcctttataaaaaaaatatgtatacttaattatttttaatatttttgttgtatacattatatatcttaacaaatatttaataagatttatatatatatacatatatatatatatatatatatatatatatatatatatatatacacatatatatacatatatatatataacatatatatatatatatatatatatatatatatatatatatatatatatatatgtgtgattTACGATAAGTAATCGATAAGAATGATCacatttaaatatgtattttgaaaCTTGTCAGAAAAATTGAATGAACAATTGGCAAACCTGTTTGTGACTAGTAACAAGTAATTTTATTTCGCTAAGCTGTCAATAACTCTCTCCAAAACTCACCAGAGAATAGGTGTGCAACTGTGGGGTTACAGTTGTGAATTTCCAAAGTTCTTACATAAAATAGTACGATTTTTTAGATAACTATGGAACCGTACGATGTGATAATTAATCAACCCGTAGTTATCGATAATGTAAGCAATATATCAAAATATCTAAGTCTTCAAATAATTTTACGTTCTTTAAATCAGTGTGTCAAATTCAATTCTACCATAATGTCGGCTCCTAAGCAACGCTcaaaatttttctctttttctttaaaACTATGAATATTGTGATATATTATGTGATCTTCTTACATTTTTTCGTGTCAtttctgttattaatattttattatacaaataggttatatctaaTAAAACTGGTGACCTAATAGAAATACAGTAATTTTTGTAGTTTAAAATCGATAATGATATTCAATGATAATGTTATAATgatctttttatttccttttttaggGTTCTGGTGTAATTAAAGCAGGATTTGCTGGCGATCAGATACCAAAATGCAGATTTCCAAACTAGTAAGTAAATCTTCTGCTACCACTTAATTAATATTCTTGACAGCTTTCTGTTTGCTTGGAGGTTATTGACAGGCAGTAGATTGTAAGATAATTTCAAGTATTTTGAGTTCTCAAGATTTATATTGTTCTATAGTTTTTTAGTTTGCTTAATGTACTGTGTTAATTATACAAGGTGTTTCAGAATATGTGGGCACAACTTCACTGATGGATTTAACACTTCAGAATAAGAAAAAAGCTCATATCAACATGGCTCAATATGATCTTGTTTCCATGATACAGCCATACTTGTATTATATCAATTATTTACCTGACTTTACAGAAATTGCATAAAATAACCACTTTTGGCATGAATACAAGCTTATAGATGTCTCAGCACAGCATTCAGCAAGGTCATACATTAAATGTTTATCTGCCATTTCTGTATTTGTATAATTTGCCATTATTGTCGATGTTATAAAATATAGGCACTCAATAGATATACTGCTATTATGAATGATACGATTGAATTGATTTGGGAACATTAAAAGGGAATGTTTACATAATACAGAGTGTTGTAGAATATTTATAAGATCGTACATAATATATTGAATGTTATTTGTAAACAAATAAAGAACTTAGTTTATCAAAAGAATTTTTGGAAAACAGAAATTTGGCTGTAACTCAGAAACAGGGTCATATGTTTATATGAACtgtttttgttattttaatgtGTTGAATTCAATATGCGTTCATTTAAGTGAAGTTATGTCCATGTGTTCTGAAACACCCtgcatatattaataattttttgcaGTATTGGCAGACCCAAACATGTACGTGTTATGGCTGGTGCTTTAGAAGGAGATCTTTTTGTGGGCCCAATAGCAGAGGAACATCGTGGTCTTTTATCTCTTCGTTATCCAATGGAACATGGAGTTGTTACAGATTGGAATGACATGGAAAGAATTTGGTCTTATGTTTATAGTAAAGATCAATTAGCAACATTTAGTGAAGAACATccagttttgttaacagaagcACCGCTTAATCCAAGAAAAAATAGGGAAAAAGCTGCAGAAATATTCTTTGATACATTCAATGTTCCAGCTTTGTTTGTTTCAATGCAAGCTGTTCTTAGTCTGTAGGTATTCAGTTTTAATAAACTGTATTTTTTGTACAATATCATTAAACGGTTAATAACATTctcattatttaaattcaatttaaagATATGCCACAGGGCGGACTACAGGAGTAGTTTTAGATGCTGGAGATGGTGTCACACATGCAGTACCTATTTATGAAGGTTTTGCTATGCCTCATAGTATTATGAGAGTTGATATAGCAGGACGTGATGTCACAAGGCACCTCCGGCTTCTTCTACGTAAAGAGGGTATTAATTTCAGAACTACAGCAGAATTTGAAATTGTTAGAACAATTAAAGAAAGAGCATGCTATCTTGCTAGTAACCCTCAAAAAGAAGAAACTATTGAAACAGAAAAATTCCAATATATATTGCCTGATGGAAGTTACTTAGAGGTAATAATATATgttgtttctttaaaattaGTTGTTACTTATACAATTTATGTGTAtatcaatatattttaaatttatatgaaaaattttattatgtaaTGTATGCAGAGTATGGTATTTATTTGCAATAGATTGGACCAGCACGGTTTAGAGCTCCTGAAGTGCTCTTTAGACCAGACTTAATTGGAGAAGAATGTGAAGGACTTCATGAAGTATTAACATATTCCATTCAGAAATCTGATTTAGATTTAAGAAAGGTATTATTCCAAAACATTGTCTTATCAGGAGGATCTACATTATTCCGCGtaagtataaaattaataaaatatttttcatgtattaatatatacatattaatacatatcaaattaaattttataaacattaaATATGTGTATTTTGTATGTTAGGGATTTGGTGATAGATTACTATCTGAGATTCGTAAAATGGCAccgaaagatataaaaattaggGTATGTATAACGTGCAATAAACACTATTTGCAACTCGATATTCGTTTGTTAAGaatgtttaaattttaatatagatATCAGCTCCTCAAGAACGATTATATAGTACTTGGATTGGAGGTTCTATTTTAGCTTCTTTAGATACTTTCAAGAAGATGTGGGTTAGTAAAAGAGAATATGAAGAGGATGGTATTAGAGCAATTCATCGTAAAACATTTTGAACTTAATTTAGGAAGATTTACGATGTTATGTCAAATAATTTAAGTACAACACATAAATAATGGCACAGTCGGCACAAAACTCGACATGTACCGTATTTACCATGCTCTTTGAATGCTTTTAATACTGCAATTTTAAGAAACTGTTGCTTTAACTGttcttttttaatgaaaatatattccAAGGGATCATAAAATGTCGTAtttaacgaattaaaaagaaacgtaATGCAAAAACAGTGTaatatgatttattttatacttCGAAAGTTTATGTAAAACttttaatatgcaaatatttatttagtcatagttttaaaataaaagttttattatatttttaaatgataTCTATTTATTAAGATTCCTTGGAAATGTACATAAAAATTTCCAATGCTAGATACATTTTAACTTTTCAAGATAAATTTACTTGTAAAAGTAAACACTATATTACTTGTAGATTTGAATGAAAATCTCTTCTTTTATAAAAGTACCATCTTTCTAAgttattatatttgtttttatactatttataattttattatatttaatacaataaaataatagacTATTCTATTAAAACATAAATGAAATGCTTTGGTTAACCAAATAATCGTTATAAAGAAGATAATGTAATTTCTATCTCTAGTAACAAGTTTGCAAAGTATTTGTAAATATGTATGCTTTGGTAAAATAAATCTATAAACTCTTTACAAATATGCTGATTATGTCAAATTTTATAATCAAGCGGTAACAATGGCAAATTCCACAATTTCATATGCAATAAAAAAATTGCAATATATTAAAAccgcaaatattaaaaatttgaaaatatttaatagtaattttattatgaaggtaccagaaatatttatatttgagtttgtatatttttctaacGATAATAGAATTATTGAACGTCAGTTAGTTGTTTGAGATCTTATTATTTACTTCTTACTCACTTATGTATaagaacatttttataattgtaataattattttcatgatTGTTGGATATTGTTATCATTTTCTGCATAATTTAACTTATTAATTAAGTTATTTTAAaagctatattttatttatcataaattataattaataatcagtattgtaaaattaatattgtaatatttatattgtttaCTTTAACAACTTAACTATAATTTATAATCaaatgtataattatataatttataataaaaagattaaattaGTTATTATTAGCGCAAAAGGATTCTATCATTTAGATAAAGGAAGTACATtattaagtaaatataattCTATGTTAAATATTTATCCAATATATTATAGCATGAAGTTTATGTAGTTATGTACTTATATATATTCGAATATGGCGACGTCCATAGTGACGCAACGTTTAGCAACATTGTATTTgcacaaatattttcaaataattctaaGAAACAATCTAAAATAAATACTATCATATTATTTACCTAATTCTTAATAATTAGATTCTGCAAATCTGGATGAAACTAAGGAAAAGATGATTGCCGCCTCAGAACCGGTGGTAAGTCAAATGTTTTTTAggttataatataattaataaacatataATTAAATTGTGTAAGGTATTGTTTTCTATTAATATTGA
Proteins encoded in this region:
- the GCS1 gene encoding mannosyl-oligosaccharide glucosidase isoform X1, producing the protein MECFYHSLIRVHRMAKNKIQDKFTKSKPKSVISKKESKFKMSILNISVMVLCIAVAIWFSYRGYLETRVNTPYDVKKLVTASGLDVADRYWGTYRSGVYFGLKTRDPHSLITGLMWYFPHLLRQDRSGLRHWCEQSDRLDRYAWMEHDGRTFGVQEIVDNSAILTTTFVKRPGGKHGGDWTARISVTSKDKIRDGEEISLLFYTAIEENVKGWIKVNLGDEKQLTGVEGNTQGLGSFTINLNMIHGTVEEHSFLATVAPGLNALKETVLQNLRIAFHKGSSKEYIVLAGEQIPLSVDGKRRDANFIATQITGKIPFEIEISYESGSFINRVNKLIGQNYDRTLETHRKLFDDKFEKVFKLKSKGYTEEEIKFAKMTLSNMIGSIGYFYGSSQVQSQYTKGPVPYWKAPLYTAVPSRSFFPRGFLWDEGFHGLLISVWDLEIELDIINHWFDLMNVEGWIPREMILGQEALAKVPEEFVTQINTNANPPTFFLTLHFILKHKKEEILEKHFQFFDNLYPRLQTWFNWFNTTQIGDISSTYRWRGRDGTTNKELNPKTLTSGLDDYPRASHPNVDERHVDLRCWIAFAADIMHQISEMLSHSNNKYQETYQYLSDNSLLNKLHWSPSTQTYADFGLHTDKVILRKVTPSSRSHLQPSETIRVVMEDPTLRYIDSSFGYVSLFPFILQIINPSSPQLGKVLQDLTNPDLLWTKYGLRSLAKISPLYMEYNTEHDGPYWRGAIWMNLNYLTVRATHYYSNIEGPYQDKARKIYQNLRKNLIQNVIKQYKKTGYVWENYGDVHGEAKGSHPFTGWTSLVLLLMAEIY
- the GCS1 gene encoding mannosyl-oligosaccharide glucosidase isoform X2 codes for the protein MAKNKIQDKFTKSKPKSVISKKESKFKMSILNISVMVLCIAVAIWFSYRGYLETRVNTPYDVKKLVTASGLDVADRYWGTYRSGVYFGLKTRDPHSLITGLMWYFPHLLRQDRSGLRHWCEQSDRLDRYAWMEHDGRTFGVQEIVDNSAILTTTFVKRPGGKHGGDWTARISVTSKDKIRDGEEISLLFYTAIEENVKGWIKVNLGDEKQLTGVEGNTQGLGSFTINLNMIHGTVEEHSFLATVAPGLNALKETVLQNLRIAFHKGSSKEYIVLAGEQIPLSVDGKRRDANFIATQITGKIPFEIEISYESGSFINRVNKLIGQNYDRTLETHRKLFDDKFEKVFKLKSKGYTEEEIKFAKMTLSNMIGSIGYFYGSSQVQSQYTKGPVPYWKAPLYTAVPSRSFFPRGFLWDEGFHGLLISVWDLEIELDIINHWFDLMNVEGWIPREMILGQEALAKVPEEFVTQINTNANPPTFFLTLHFILKHKKEEILEKHFQFFDNLYPRLQTWFNWFNTTQIGDISSTYRWRGRDGTTNKELNPKTLTSGLDDYPRASHPNVDERHVDLRCWIAFAADIMHQISEMLSHSNNKYQETYQYLSDNSLLNKLHWSPSTQTYADFGLHTDKVILRKVTPSSRSHLQPSETIRVVMEDPTLRYIDSSFGYVSLFPFILQIINPSSPQLGKVLQDLTNPDLLWTKYGLRSLAKISPLYMEYNTEHDGPYWRGAIWMNLNYLTVRATHYYSNIEGPYQDKARKIYQNLRKNLIQNVIKQYKKTGYVWENYGDVHGEAKGSHPFTGWTSLVLLLMAEIY
- the Arp1 gene encoding actin-related protein 1 isoform X1; this encodes MEPYDVIINQPVVIDNGSGVIKAGFAGDQIPKCRFPNYIGRPKHVRVMAGALEGDLFVGPIAEEHRGLLSLRYPMEHGVVTDWNDMERIWSYVYSKDQLATFSEEHPVLLTEAPLNPRKNREKAAEIFFDTFNVPALFVSMQAVLSLYATGRTTGVVLDAGDGVTHAVPIYEGFAMPHSIMRVDIAGRDVTRHLRLLLRKEGINFRTTAEFEIVRTIKERACYLASNPQKEETIETEKFQYILPDGSYLEIGPARFRAPEVLFRPDLIGEECEGLHEVLTYSIQKSDLDLRKVLFQNIVLSGGSTLFRGFGDRLLSEIRKMAPKDIKIRISAPQERLYSTWIGGSILASLDTFKKMWVSKREYEEDGIRAIHRKTF
- the Arp1 gene encoding actin-related protein 1 isoform X2; the encoded protein is MAGALEGDLFVGPIAEEHRGLLSLRYPMEHGVVTDWNDMERIWSYVYSKDQLATFSEEHPVLLTEAPLNPRKNREKAAEIFFDTFNVPALFVSMQAVLSLYATGRTTGVVLDAGDGVTHAVPIYEGFAMPHSIMRVDIAGRDVTRHLRLLLRKEGINFRTTAEFEIVRTIKERACYLASNPQKEETIETEKFQYILPDGSYLEIGPARFRAPEVLFRPDLIGEECEGLHEVLTYSIQKSDLDLRKVLFQNIVLSGGSTLFRGFGDRLLSEIRKMAPKDIKIRISAPQERLYSTWIGGSILASLDTFKKMWVSKREYEEDGIRAIHRKTF